One Syntrophales bacterium DNA segment encodes these proteins:
- a CDS encoding HDOD domain-containing protein translates to MVSDQAFELIDKVEKSLTGTIHDRFLQPEIFQTLDNPDASRNEIEALRGKIGDEISLALFSIANSVYLGTLRRGDAKTFFEVVNRLGLHHVKALILTLAVLHHGRGDEELELLFARSYATSVMAQILAVQMGFREEAVRKAELGGMLLEMGRKGLLVYRKTVGDEGGVLDKDFMDAYHPYLGERLAAYYGLPAYVRFMIRTRALVLDERDLTLSSAVRMAHEAVQASFYRYGGRLVLMCTIPRPATDTSRTLEAIVADKFRAVGLEDRLNIIRIPSSSDH, encoded by the coding sequence ATGGTATCCGACCAGGCTTTCGAGTTGATCGATAAAGTTGAGAAGTCCCTCACCGGCACAATCCATGACCGGTTCCTCCAGCCGGAGATTTTCCAGACCCTCGACAACCCCGACGCCTCCCGGAACGAGATCGAGGCCCTGCGGGGCAAGATCGGCGATGAAATCTCCCTCGCCCTCTTCAGCATCGCCAACTCGGTCTATCTCGGGACACTTCGCCGGGGAGACGCCAAGACGTTCTTCGAAGTCGTCAATCGGCTTGGCCTCCACCACGTCAAGGCCCTGATTCTTACTCTTGCCGTTCTTCACCACGGCCGGGGCGACGAGGAACTGGAGCTCCTCTTCGCCCGCTCCTACGCCACGTCCGTCATGGCACAGATCCTGGCGGTCCAGATGGGATTCCGGGAGGAGGCGGTGCGAAAGGCGGAGCTGGGTGGGATGCTCCTGGAGATGGGCCGGAAGGGTCTTCTGGTCTACCGGAAAACCGTGGGAGACGAGGGGGGGGTTCTGGACAAGGACTTCATGGACGCCTACCACCCCTACCTCGGGGAGCGGCTTGCCGCATATTACGGGCTGCCGGCCTACGTCCGGTTCATGATCCGTACCCGCGCCCTGGTCCTCGACGAGCGGGACCTGACGCTTTCCTCCGCGGTCCGCATGGCCCACGAGGCGGTCCAGGCCAGCTTCTACCGGTACGGCGGTCGTCTCGTCCTGATGTGCACGATCCCCCGGCCGGCGACGGACACGAGCCGCACCCTCGAGGCGATCGTCGCCGACAAGTTCCGGGCCGTCGGCCTGGAGGACCGCCTCAATATCATCCGGATCCCATCCTCCTCCGATCATTGA
- a CDS encoding MBL fold metallo-hydrolase, which produces MKIVMKKRVLFVVLAVLAGIVLFEAVRVEPGVTAAGDRKISDHFNGEVFFNPAAPGEVPPLQGAEQRRGFSRWVWRWIFSDDWPRWPEMAAVPAGPPPATRVSRGDVVVTPVGHATFLIQMDGLNILTDPIWSERCSPVSWAGPRRYQPPGIRFEDLPAVDVVLVSHNHYDHLDLPTLRRLAGKGVPRAVTSLGNRERIRETGIPAVEEIDWWDMVRLSPEVTVTMVPARHFSSRTLWDRNRTLWGGFVVSGPSGNVYFAGDTGYGPHFHEIARRFGPIRMALLPIAPFNPQASKETSRVRFASVHMGPDEAVQAHLDLGSRVSIAAHFRVFQLGWDGFDEAPNGVAAALKERDLAPASFIVPVFGRAVSVPGETKQAAARTREAS; this is translated from the coding sequence ATGAAGATCGTGATGAAAAAGCGGGTTTTGTTCGTTGTCCTGGCCGTCCTGGCAGGCATCGTCCTTTTCGAGGCGGTCCGGGTCGAACCGGGTGTCACGGCAGCGGGGGATCGGAAGATCTCCGACCATTTCAACGGCGAGGTCTTTTTCAATCCGGCCGCGCCGGGTGAGGTGCCCCCCCTCCAGGGAGCGGAACAGAGGCGGGGCTTCTCCCGCTGGGTATGGCGCTGGATTTTCAGCGACGACTGGCCCCGCTGGCCGGAAATGGCCGCGGTTCCCGCGGGCCCTCCCCCGGCAACCCGCGTTTCGCGGGGGGATGTTGTCGTCACCCCCGTCGGCCATGCGACCTTTCTCATCCAGATGGACGGCCTCAACATTCTCACCGACCCGATCTGGTCGGAGCGGTGCAGCCCCGTCTCCTGGGCGGGGCCGCGCCGCTACCAGCCGCCGGGCATCCGGTTCGAGGATCTGCCGGCAGTCGATGTCGTCCTCGTGTCCCACAACCATTACGACCATCTCGACCTGCCCACGCTGAGGCGCCTGGCCGGCAAGGGCGTGCCGCGGGCGGTGACGAGCCTCGGAAACCGAGAGCGCATCCGGGAGACGGGCATCCCCGCCGTAGAGGAGATCGACTGGTGGGATATGGTCCGCCTCTCCCCGGAGGTCACCGTGACGATGGTTCCCGCCCGGCACTTCTCTTCCCGGACCCTCTGGGACCGCAACCGGACGCTATGGGGAGGCTTTGTCGTGTCCGGTCCGTCGGGCAACGTCTACTTCGCCGGGGATACCGGGTACGGACCCCATTTCCATGAAATCGCCCGCCGCTTCGGCCCCATCCGGATGGCGCTCCTGCCGATTGCGCCGTTCAACCCGCAGGCGTCGAAAGAGACGTCCCGCGTGCGTTTCGCGAGTGTACACATGGGACCCGACGAGGCGGTCCAGGCGCACCTGGACCTGGGATCCCGGGTGAGCATTGCTGCTCATTTCCGGGTTTTTCAACTGGGATGGGACGGCTTCGACGAGGCTCCGAACGGGGTCGCTGCGGCGCTTAAGGAGCGGGATCTCGCCCCCGCCTCGTTCATCGTGCCCGTGTTCGGACGGGCCGTCTCCGTTCCCGGCGAGACGAAACAGGCCGCAGCACGGACCCGCGAAGCCTCCTGA
- a CDS encoding AAA family ATPase, giving the protein MHLKSVTLNPDRYPVRDTYPFHLPAFQQTPGLRFETPVTLFTGENGTGKSTLLEAIARRSGIHIWQAVEGRRIRRNPYEKKFCEYISVEWTDGRVPGSFFGAAVFRDFARIIEEWAAADPGQLDYLGGRSFLTQSHGQSVMSFFRARYAIRGLYLMDEPETALSPRSQIELLEVLAAAGRAGNVQFIMATHSPILLACPGAVIYSFDRIPIAPVNYEDTENYRLYRSFMDNREKYLDRG; this is encoded by the coding sequence ATGCACCTGAAAAGCGTCACCCTCAACCCGGACCGCTACCCGGTGCGGGACACCTACCCGTTTCATCTCCCCGCTTTTCAGCAGACGCCGGGCCTGCGCTTCGAGACCCCCGTTACGCTCTTCACCGGGGAAAACGGGACGGGCAAATCCACCCTGCTGGAGGCCATCGCCCGGCGCTCGGGCATCCACATCTGGCAGGCCGTCGAGGGAAGGCGGATCCGGCGGAACCCTTACGAAAAGAAGTTCTGCGAGTACATCTCGGTGGAATGGACGGATGGACGCGTGCCCGGCTCGTTTTTCGGAGCGGCGGTCTTCCGCGATTTCGCAAGGATCATCGAGGAGTGGGCGGCGGCGGACCCGGGCCAGCTGGATTACCTGGGGGGCCGCTCGTTTCTGACCCAGTCCCACGGTCAGTCTGTCATGTCCTTTTTCCGCGCACGCTATGCCATTCGCGGCCTGTACCTGATGGACGAGCCGGAGACGGCCCTCTCGCCCCGCTCCCAGATCGAGCTCCTGGAGGTCCTTGCCGCCGCGGGCAGGGCCGGAAACGTCCAGTTCATCATGGCGACCCACTCACCGATCCTGCTGGCCTGCCCCGGGGCCGTCATTTACAGCTTCGACCGCATCCCCATCGCACCGGTGAATTACGAGGACACGGAGAACTACCGGCTGTACCGGAGCTTCATGGACAACAGAGAGAAGTATCTGGATCGGGGATAA
- a CDS encoding class I SAM-dependent methyltransferase has product MLKKLLTKARDARWMWDILGPVYNHHICGANAELFEDIARRAPAGCRDSCLEVGTGRGYVALNLAAACPESTVTGVDYSITQVRSAERLRRKKGIANCSFRQADAMRLPFADASFDGALTVGSIKHWPEPRRGLAEIHRVLRPGGWMILSETDREATDGEIRAYMKRLSPYRPLDPLLFWGLRNIIFGGSFSGRDLAAMAAGTGFGAIVLTTSATCPYAIVEARKKKEPACT; this is encoded by the coding sequence ATGCTGAAAAAACTCCTTACGAAAGCCCGGGACGCCCGCTGGATGTGGGACATCCTCGGCCCCGTCTACAACCACCACATCTGCGGGGCGAACGCCGAGCTGTTTGAGGACATCGCCAGGCGGGCGCCTGCCGGCTGCCGGGATTCCTGCCTGGAAGTCGGAACCGGCAGGGGGTACGTCGCCCTGAACCTGGCGGCGGCCTGTCCGGAATCGACGGTCACCGGCGTCGATTACTCCATCACGCAGGTCCGCTCCGCCGAGCGCCTCCGCCGGAAGAAGGGGATCGCCAACTGTAGCTTCCGGCAGGCCGACGCCATGCGTCTCCCGTTTGCAGACGCGTCCTTTGACGGCGCCCTCACCGTCGGGTCCATCAAGCACTGGCCGGAGCCGCGGCGGGGACTGGCCGAAATCCATCGCGTTCTGCGTCCAGGGGGATGGATGATTCTGTCCGAGACGGACCGGGAGGCGACGGACGGAGAGATCCGGGCCTACATGAAGCGGCTGAGCCCCTACCGCCCCCTGGATCCCCTGCTGTTCTGGGGTCTCCGGAACATCATCTTCGGCGGGAGCTTCTCCGGCCGGGATCTTGCCGCCATGGCGGCCGGCACAGGATTCGGAGCCATCGTCCTCACCACCTCCGCGACCTGTCCCTACGCCATCGTCGAGGCCAGGAAGAAAAAGGAGCCCGCATGCACCTGA
- a CDS encoding FAD-dependent oxidoreductase, with the protein MYRHLFTPGRIGNLEIKNRIVMLPMTMGYSEPDGSVGDRFIAYFAERAKGGTGMIIIPFTPMYAGSHMAPGVFDDRFLPGIRRLTEAIRAHGAKAACQLITSYHMVFRDDVPELIGPSTVPNQMMRGTPRALTVEEIHRLVDDYGKAAGRARAGGFDAVEFIVGAGYLLNRFLSPITNQREDEYGGSLENRMRIVLEIVARIRREVGHDFPLGIRLNLEEQMPGGHTIEESKIVARELEQAGVDFLNTYTGWHESRIPTVASFVPKGAFAPLAGQIRGVVGIPVIASNRINDPETAERILADGLADFVGMGRALIADPHFANKAKEGRAGEIVPCLACGTCLSDIMVVYKDPHCGASAGCTVNPSTGKELLHAATPAVRAKKVFVAGGGPAGLEAAMAAAGRGHRVTLFEKEPEPGGWMRIGCLPPHKEEIANLTRSMALRAAGAGVEFRLGCALDPGTVKNEQPDVLVLAVGAVPIVPNIPGVDAAHVVAAEDVLTGKKTVRGRVVIVGGGLVGCETAEFLVSKKQGVESVTVLEMLERLAPTVATSYRPFFLGMLKMLGIRLETRTTVEEITAQGVKVNKNGESEFIEADAVVIAAGLRLDPAVIEAFRGTAPEVYTIGDCVRPRMIREAVEEGLAVGLKI; encoded by the coding sequence ATGTATCGGCACCTGTTCACCCCCGGACGCATCGGAAACCTGGAAATCAAAAACCGCATCGTCATGCTCCCCATGACGATGGGCTACTCGGAGCCTGACGGATCCGTCGGGGACCGCTTCATCGCCTATTTCGCCGAGCGGGCGAAGGGCGGCACCGGCATGATCATCATTCCCTTCACCCCCATGTACGCCGGATCGCACATGGCACCGGGCGTCTTCGACGACCGCTTTCTGCCGGGAATCCGGCGTCTCACGGAGGCCATCCGGGCCCACGGGGCGAAGGCCGCCTGCCAGCTCATCACCTCCTACCACATGGTCTTCCGGGACGACGTGCCCGAGCTGATCGGCCCCTCGACGGTCCCGAACCAGATGATGCGCGGAACTCCGCGGGCCCTCACGGTCGAGGAGATCCACCGGCTGGTCGACGACTACGGGAAGGCGGCCGGGCGTGCTCGCGCAGGGGGCTTCGACGCCGTGGAGTTCATCGTCGGCGCGGGCTACCTGCTGAACCGCTTCCTGTCGCCCATCACGAACCAGCGCGAGGACGAGTACGGGGGAAGCCTGGAAAACCGGATGCGCATCGTCCTGGAGATCGTCGCCCGCATCCGCCGGGAGGTCGGCCATGACTTCCCGCTGGGGATTCGCCTGAACCTGGAGGAACAGATGCCGGGGGGACACACCATCGAGGAGTCGAAAATCGTGGCCCGGGAACTGGAGCAGGCGGGCGTCGATTTTCTCAACACCTATACGGGCTGGCACGAATCACGCATTCCCACCGTGGCGTCTTTCGTGCCGAAGGGGGCCTTCGCCCCCCTGGCCGGGCAGATCCGGGGCGTCGTCGGCATTCCCGTCATCGCCTCCAACCGGATCAACGACCCGGAAACGGCCGAGCGGATCCTGGCGGACGGCCTCGCCGACTTCGTCGGGATGGGGCGGGCCCTGATCGCCGATCCGCACTTTGCCAACAAGGCAAAAGAAGGGCGCGCCGGAGAGATCGTCCCCTGCCTCGCCTGCGGAACCTGCCTGTCCGACATCATGGTCGTCTACAAGGACCCGCACTGCGGGGCCTCCGCCGGGTGCACCGTCAATCCGAGCACGGGGAAGGAACTGCTGCACGCGGCGACGCCCGCCGTTCGCGCAAAAAAGGTCTTCGTGGCCGGCGGCGGACCCGCGGGCCTCGAGGCGGCCATGGCGGCCGCCGGGCGGGGGCACCGGGTCACCCTCTTCGAGAAGGAGCCGGAACCGGGCGGATGGATGCGGATCGGCTGCCTGCCGCCCCACAAGGAAGAGATCGCCAACCTCACCCGGAGCATGGCACTGCGGGCCGCCGGGGCAGGCGTCGAGTTCCGGCTGGGATGCGCCCTGGATCCCGGGACCGTGAAAAACGAACAGCCCGACGTCCTGGTCCTGGCCGTGGGCGCCGTCCCCATCGTCCCGAACATTCCGGGAGTGGATGCGGCCCACGTCGTGGCCGCCGAGGACGTCCTGACCGGGAAGAAGACCGTCCGGGGCCGCGTCGTCATCGTCGGCGGCGGCCTGGTGGGGTGCGAGACGGCGGAGTTCCTCGTGTCGAAGAAGCAGGGCGTCGAGAGCGTCACCGTCCTGGAAATGCTGGAGCGCCTGGCACCGACGGTCGCTACAAGCTACCGGCCGTTTTTCCTGGGTATGCTGAAGATGCTGGGCATCCGTCTGGAGACCCGGACGACTGTCGAGGAAATCACCGCACAGGGCGTGAAGGTGAACAAGAACGGGGAATCCGAATTCATCGAGGCGGACGCCGTGGTCATCGCGGCAGGGCTCCGCCTCGACCCGGCGGTCATCGAGGCCTTCCGGGGAACGGCCCCGGAGGTCTACACCATCGGAGATTGCGTCCGGCCCCGGATGATCCGGGAAGCCGTGGAGGAAGGCCTGGCTGTCGGCCTGAAGATCTAA
- a CDS encoding CsgG/HfaB family protein codes for MNRTGTMLKAVLPCLAAAFFLMMSVSECSASGQAQAFGAVQTLPATVRSVAGKEVTLACRAPEWKPSADPVERIVQDIARKTLLLEGMPIVIGGEKGTIRRVAGNTVVVVLEKAAVLKTGAGLVIDVPKKKVAVAEIEVLRGNIREAGSILAEKLGTAFVEAGSFVVVERQKIQAVMEEMKLAASGLTEIPAHARSRLLVADLIVTGTMTEMRDAWEVHLRAINVATGQAVVAVQGMVPLFQAEGGREAKALEEDFESYSPGSVDYSWHMGAWRKGVGKAVLDTTGGAGGSKKALRLDYNFTHPYEGPGCPSLSNVRKRDLSLFKGIEFMVRSSQPSRAYANIDISDRENPRMRDRWSARYPVGEQWRTVRVPFDQLSIIVVKGIEATGYRHGRQVLDLGRVEAIRIGVCPSDLDERADKKGSLWIDNLRFY; via the coding sequence ATGAACCGAACCGGAACCATGCTGAAGGCCGTACTTCCGTGCCTTGCCGCTGCTTTTTTCCTCATGATGTCTGTGTCAGAATGCAGCGCCTCCGGACAGGCACAGGCCTTCGGGGCCGTGCAGACCCTCCCGGCAACCGTGCGGTCGGTGGCCGGGAAGGAAGTGACCCTCGCCTGCCGGGCTCCGGAATGGAAACCCTCCGCAGATCCAGTCGAGCGCATCGTCCAGGATATCGCCCGGAAGACCCTCCTCCTGGAGGGCATGCCCATTGTGATCGGGGGAGAGAAAGGTACGATCCGGAGGGTTGCGGGAAACACAGTTGTGGTTGTCCTTGAAAAAGCAGCCGTCCTGAAAACGGGGGCAGGCCTTGTCATCGACGTTCCGAAGAAAAAAGTCGCCGTCGCCGAGATCGAGGTCCTGAGGGGTAACATCCGGGAGGCGGGTTCGATCCTGGCGGAAAAGCTGGGCACGGCCTTTGTCGAGGCGGGGTCCTTCGTCGTCGTGGAGAGGCAGAAAATCCAGGCCGTCATGGAAGAGATGAAGCTGGCCGCCTCCGGGCTCACGGAGATCCCGGCCCACGCCCGGTCGAGGCTCCTGGTGGCCGACCTCATCGTAACGGGGACGATGACGGAGATGCGCGATGCCTGGGAGGTCCACCTGAGGGCCATCAACGTGGCCACGGGCCAGGCGGTTGTCGCCGTCCAGGGGATGGTCCCGCTCTTCCAGGCCGAGGGAGGACGCGAGGCGAAGGCCCTGGAGGAGGACTTTGAATCGTATTCACCGGGATCCGTCGACTATTCGTGGCACATGGGAGCGTGGCGCAAAGGGGTGGGCAAAGCCGTCCTCGACACAACCGGCGGGGCCGGGGGGTCGAAAAAAGCGCTTCGCCTGGACTACAATTTCACGCACCCGTACGAGGGACCCGGATGCCCCTCCCTGTCGAACGTCCGGAAGCGGGACCTGTCCCTCTTCAAAGGGATCGAGTTCATGGTCCGGTCCTCCCAGCCTTCCCGCGCCTACGCGAACATCGACATCTCGGACCGCGAAAATCCGAGAATGCGGGACCGGTGGTCCGCCCGCTACCCCGTGGGGGAGCAGTGGCGGACCGTCCGGGTCCCCTTCGATCAGCTGAGCATCATCGTGGTCAAGGGCATCGAGGCCACCGGTTACCGGCACGGCCGGCAGGTCCTCGACCTGGGGCGGGTGGAGGCGATCCGGATTGGCGTATGTCCCTCGGACCTCGACGAACGCGCGGATAAAAAGGGATCCCTCTGGATCGACAACCTGCGCTTCTACTGA
- a CDS encoding DUF4388 domain-containing protein — MEKQGSKEELQRWPICGLPVASFLQVIAMDQQTCILEVYRDADRQGRFCFVQGALYDAACDGLEAEDAAMEMVSWENVRLNIRRIVDAGGFTRKIEKSLMSILMESSRRCDEAAGGRGAEAEDAEADADTDAEAPGMGEDRFKQCLRVVREDMGDALLSASIADLDGGTVLASHHDRKTLGTAQLFIQLTESLRSAFGRDPEQRGLGGHYIMNLRDGLTLMVLLFDGHQLGMLFDSAKCSLGLVLNAIVPKAARTFEAGGD, encoded by the coding sequence GTGGAAAAACAGGGCTCAAAAGAGGAATTGCAGCGCTGGCCGATCTGCGGCCTTCCGGTGGCGAGTTTTCTCCAGGTCATCGCCATGGACCAGCAGACCTGCATCCTGGAAGTCTACCGGGACGCCGACCGGCAGGGACGCTTCTGTTTCGTTCAGGGAGCCCTCTACGATGCCGCCTGCGACGGCCTGGAGGCTGAAGATGCCGCCATGGAGATGGTCTCCTGGGAGAACGTCCGGCTCAACATCCGGAGGATTGTCGATGCCGGCGGTTTTACCAGGAAGATCGAGAAGAGCCTCATGTCGATCCTGATGGAGTCTTCGCGGCGGTGCGACGAGGCGGCCGGCGGGCGGGGTGCGGAGGCGGAGGATGCGGAAGCAGACGCCGACACCGACGCGGAAGCCCCCGGGATGGGGGAAGACCGTTTCAAGCAGTGCCTTCGGGTCGTTCGCGAGGACATGGGAGATGCGCTCCTGTCGGCAAGCATCGCGGACCTTGACGGCGGGACGGTCCTGGCTTCCCATCATGACCGAAAAACCCTGGGAACGGCCCAGCTGTTCATCCAGCTGACGGAATCCCTCCGGAGCGCTTTCGGACGGGATCCGGAACAGAGGGGGCTCGGCGGCCATTATATTATGAACCTCAGGGACGGGCTGACGCTCATGGTCCTTCTTTTCGACGGGCATCAACTGGGCATGCTGTTCGACAGCGCAAAATGCTCTCTGGGGCTGGTCCTGAACGCCATCGTTCCCAAGGCTGCCAGGACGTTTGAAGCAGGCGGTGATTGA
- a CDS encoding roadblock/LC7 domain-containing protein — protein MSLILGSQHLDRIQDTLQKNLIGSGVQNTMLIDMAGNIIVTVDNGQATRDMYSLAALAAANFGAMCSMARIVGEEEFSLLFHKGQKESIYFSRVNEEFLLVNIFDNEVTLGFLRLKMAQVIQELSRVLD, from the coding sequence ATGAGCCTGATCCTCGGCAGTCAGCACCTCGACAGGATCCAGGATACCCTGCAGAAGAACCTGATCGGGTCGGGTGTCCAGAACACCATGCTGATCGATATGGCCGGCAACATCATCGTGACGGTCGACAACGGGCAGGCGACGCGGGACATGTATTCGCTGGCCGCGCTCGCTGCGGCCAATTTCGGCGCGATGTGCAGCATGGCCAGGATCGTCGGGGAGGAAGAATTCTCGCTCCTCTTTCACAAGGGGCAGAAAGAGAGCATCTATTTCAGCAGGGTGAACGAAGAGTTCCTGCTGGTCAACATCTTTGACAACGAGGTAACCCTTGGATTTCTGAGGCTGAAGATGGCCCAGGTCATCCAGGAATTGTCCCGGGTTCTGGATTAG
- a CDS encoding GTPase domain-containing protein, with translation MAFINLKDRVIQAKIVYYGPGRCGKTTNLEYIYSRCREQINSEMVTVKTQGDRTLFFDFFPFDIGKIAGYDVKIQLYTVPGQVKYNSTRRLVLKGVDGVVFVADSEAERRNKNVASLMNLQENLALYNKNIFEMPLVIQYNKRDLAKQGIDVLDVETLDRDLNGVLKAPSFEASAVEGDNVVVTLKKIISLTMASLEKELENGDW, from the coding sequence TTGGCATTCATCAACCTGAAGGATCGGGTCATCCAGGCCAAGATTGTCTATTACGGTCCCGGAAGATGCGGCAAGACGACGAACCTGGAATACATCTACAGCCGGTGCCGCGAGCAGATCAATTCCGAAATGGTGACGGTCAAGACGCAGGGCGACCGAACCCTCTTCTTTGATTTCTTTCCTTTCGACATCGGCAAGATCGCCGGGTACGACGTGAAAATCCAGTTGTACACCGTGCCGGGCCAGGTGAAATACAACTCGACGAGGCGGCTCGTCCTGAAGGGGGTGGACGGCGTCGTGTTCGTCGCCGATTCCGAAGCGGAGCGAAGAAACAAGAACGTGGCGTCCCTGATGAATCTCCAGGAGAACCTCGCCCTCTACAACAAGAACATTTTCGAGATGCCGCTGGTCATCCAGTACAACAAGCGGGACCTGGCAAAGCAGGGAATCGACGTGCTGGATGTCGAGACCCTGGACCGGGATCTCAACGGCGTATTGAAAGCGCCGTCATTCGAAGCCAGTGCCGTGGAGGGAGACAACGTCGTTGTGACCCTGAAAAAGATCATCTCGCTGACCATGGCCTCCCTGGAAAAGGAGCTGGAGAACGGGGATTGGTGA
- a CDS encoding DUF3426 domain-containing protein: MNIPNETFDLVREKQELEAFLSTFSAAGPSLLMEDIKPPDPVDPVTPVTPYPAIFGKFDITVPVKNKGVPLQKPETDASEPLSLLQEEALYEPVPDAAEAAVEGRQEEPPVPKLEMETTMAPVMPEAEALQEPVPDPAEAAVESEREEPPELAVKQAPPAFVEFQPAGRLPEEPEERRDIPEMDRTLRIDRKTIEEAAAENGLSLQTAADIGEEKTKPESGSAPSAGRGTSRPRPVLIGLLLCLALALSALGYFLVRPADGQALVRWLSVNVPFAGQYLEVGSPVRNPVAEQVGVVNLRHRFVRNAALGREIRVVEGTAFNRGHAGISGIRIRGELYDARGMLVTARMVSCGSGLTADQLETLGEADLHLAISAAQSGPQANGEVPPGGETPFMIVFIQEPPGVVRAMVEPVRIDKARLP; encoded by the coding sequence ATGAACATCCCGAACGAGACATTCGATCTGGTCCGTGAAAAGCAGGAACTGGAGGCGTTTTTATCCACATTCTCAGCCGCAGGCCCTTCGCTGCTGATGGAGGACATAAAGCCGCCCGATCCCGTCGATCCCGTTACGCCCGTGACGCCGTATCCGGCAATTTTCGGGAAATTCGACATCACCGTTCCGGTCAAGAATAAGGGGGTGCCCCTGCAGAAACCGGAAACGGACGCTTCGGAACCCTTATCCCTTTTGCAGGAAGAGGCGTTGTACGAGCCCGTCCCGGATGCGGCAGAGGCCGCCGTGGAAGGTAGACAGGAGGAGCCGCCGGTCCCGAAACTGGAAATGGAGACCACAATGGCGCCTGTCATGCCCGAGGCGGAGGCATTGCAGGAGCCGGTTCCGGATCCAGCAGAGGCCGCTGTGGAAAGCGAACGGGAAGAGCCGCCGGAACTCGCGGTGAAGCAGGCCCCGCCGGCATTCGTGGAATTCCAGCCGGCCGGCCGGCTGCCTGAGGAGCCGGAAGAGCGCAGGGACATACCGGAAATGGACCGGACCCTGCGGATCGACAGGAAAACCATCGAAGAGGCGGCCGCCGAGAACGGACTGTCCCTGCAGACGGCGGCGGACATCGGGGAGGAGAAGACGAAGCCGGAGAGCGGTTCGGCCCCGTCTGCCGGCCGTGGAACGTCCCGGCCGAGACCGGTTCTGATCGGCCTGCTCCTGTGCCTTGCTCTGGCCCTCTCCGCTCTCGGCTATTTCCTGGTCAGGCCCGCCGACGGGCAGGCACTGGTCCGCTGGCTGTCTGTGAACGTCCCCTTCGCAGGCCAATACCTGGAGGTTGGAAGTCCGGTCCGGAATCCCGTGGCGGAGCAGGTGGGGGTTGTCAACCTGCGGCACCGGTTCGTCCGAAATGCGGCTCTCGGCCGGGAAATCAGGGTTGTCGAGGGAACGGCGTTCAACAGAGGGCATGCAGGCATCTCGGGAATCCGGATCCGCGGCGAGCTTTATGATGCCCGGGGCATGCTCGTGACGGCGCGGATGGTTTCCTGCGGGAGCGGGTTGACCGCCGATCAGCTGGAGACCCTTGGAGAAGCGGATCTCCATCTGGCTATCTCGGCCGCCCAGTCCGGTCCGCAGGCGAACGGCGAGGTCCCCCCGGGAGGCGAGACACCGTTCATGATCGTGTTCATCCAGGAGCCGCCGGGAGTCGTCCGGGCCATGGTGGAGCCTGTCCGTATCGATAAGGCCCGGCTTCCATGA